In the Uranotaenia lowii strain MFRU-FL chromosome 1, ASM2978415v1, whole genome shotgun sequence genome, TTCAGTAAGAAAAGTTTTTCCTAAAGTTTAAAACACGcaggaaatttgtttgaaaattcatgCTCAGCGTTGTTATTTTAGCACATTTGAACTTTTCTGCGTGTAACCATGTATGTTGCTATGGAGtaaattttgtgttgttttcttttgatggaaaattgaCCCAACTGTTCAATATATGCTAAAATAACTCAGATTTGGGGCTAAATTTGAACtcttagttaaataaaaatatatttaaaattatttcttattcaaaatatgtaaaagTATACGAAAAGTGAAAATATCCCAAGCAATTCAAATAGGTTGAATCATGCATAGCAGCGTTAAGTAGAGTTAAAGACTTaaagattttctcaaaaccaaaCTGCAAATTATTCGCAGCTCATtgagtaaataaattttgacattctgTAGAAACATACCAAATATTAGGCTTATTTTGTAGAAATGTTTAAAGTTTTCTAAGTACAATAAATGTTCTTTTCAACATGGTGGTTAGAATGCTATCTAGAAAAATATAAAGGTATCTAGCAATAAATTGTAAAGATGATGGGGTTTTCAATTGTAAAAAGAATGTGGAATGTTCATTATTGGTATAATCATCTATGCAGGACATCAAGCTTCGATGACTCCTTGTTTTACTGAATCGTCGGATTCAAAGCTTGAAATCACAAAGCATTAAAGCTTAAAAGCCTACATCCCTACTCACCGAGGGCACTATCATACATATCGTGTCGACGTCTCCTACTGAGagtttagaaaaatattatgtcgagaaacttgaaaataagaTGCCTTTTTTAGCAGTTAAGTCTTCCAATTTTTTGGATTgattgtttggaaaaaaaatatccttagtTAGGTAGGagagatgaaacaaaaatcCCTTCTAATGGGGGGTTGAGaaacaattcgaaaaaatgtttaatatttacttttaattaaaattgaagtATGTCAGTTTTTTGTGATACATTTCTATAAAAAGGATATGCTGAATAGCTATGAGACAGTTTTAATGTGTtccaaaatatatgaaaaaaagattaaagtttgtgaaaactacaaccaaaaaatttttcaaatggattGACAAGAATGTTActtaactataatttttttttgtagaacaaaagCTGTTTGTAATTATAAAACTAagcttttgtgaattttttagcgaaaaaaaaaggttttagagGGTAAAAGGGAAAATACAGCTAGAAAAATTCCGAAATAGgagagcataggaggtgtagtaaaactcgatcgcaccattcaccaaaatggatcctgatcagggccggattaagtcatcggggggcccggggcaatttttctcggaggggcccctatgattcgattattttttcaaatactgtcCCAGacaatacaaaacattttaaacgtgtaaaagaactgggTATGAGATCAGTTTACTGTCTTAAAATACCCATGTTATCTGCGTAGAACATAGTTTCTGttaccttcaaataaaaattattaattaatcaggtgcaaacattgcggaagagtttagacatttttcaacaatgaaagctctgatttaagctgcaaaatgcttaattaaattctcaatttttttaaatccttatcaccaactaaaattctctgatttagaaaaatgactggatagattttttaaatgattttcatttcatcattgatcgtctggtttgtgatTCATCGAGAGATATTTACCTCATGACAATCATGAAGTATCAGGAAGATTTAAAACattgaatacaaaaaattccATAGCGATGCAGATATAAGAGTCTAAGAATTCAAGACTAAAAATCAGGTTAGATTCAGacccacaattcagtgtctcaaatctgtaagcataatttcaaataaagatttgagaatcaaaatatgaattaaatttaaaaaaagagattcaaagttacaatcagagtcaaagcagaaattgcaccaaatgtgaatttcaattttatatctttgaaacacaacaGAAACGTTTTCATGccatgtttatgaatatgattcccatcagatagaaaaaaaatgttatcaaattgttattcaaaaTGTGACAAAGGTGGTACAAGTgcaaaaaaatcgattgaaaaaaaaattcacatttgagcttaaaagtttaaaacacagaatcagttatcatggaaaaagtcagataaggaatccaaatgagtttagtaccttaaaccTATATCCTGAGTTCTCaatattcagaaaaaccattaaactgaacttcagtaactgaaaatcaacaaaagacttgaaaatgtcaatgaattgaatctggaaaaaaaattaaaaacatggaaatattcatgttaagagaatcactcaatgataatTGCAACTTAATTAtgagatcatttttaaaataatttgagaatgatcatatGGAAAATGATTTTCTGATTTCAGGATATTAACTTcagtaaatgataaaattttagttaaatcagttgaaaatatttcgatacgaatttcaagtctaagacagaaattaggatggaaattcaataaagaaactctgtactgttGATTGGTTCAAATTAGGctactacagtttttttcaaagattttattttcggaaatttggagggaaaagggttgagaatttataaaccaacggaaatttcaataataatgatcgaaaagttaaaaGTAGTAACAATACCcagtattaacccggatactacCCGGGTAAGATTCTGAAATGCTGATCATAAagtttctctgttctctcttagtACTGTGACccagttttggcaaaattagctgctattttagtgcagtaagcattacttggaaagttaacataataataaacattatcattttgcaagacgtttgtatgcaatgaaaatgaggcgatgtttttcttaattttctctgTTCTGTACAGTATACCTactgacatgtttcgataaaaaaaaaattaaaatttgaggtgttttgcctcatattcacATTCAATACATTCAATACCATGATTTTGATGTTCTTAGTTCGAAAAATGCAGAAGAACTTCTTCACTGCTaactctagggggcccccttaacttataCAAGAGCAAAACAAGAGCAAAACAAGAGCAAAACAAGAGCAAAAACTTATGCaagaaatattatttcaagttttcattccgattttctagtattgatttttttcatagatttgtagaaattgaagtagtataAAGgaatgttataacttttttaccctcggggggcccggggcaattgccccttttgcacCCCCCCCCCAAATCCGGCCTtgatcctgatctataacctttcccctactaacaaaaccctttccttggatatttaaatatagattagcagacgtatagacggtttctatagttggtgatataACTTACCTTTGTTtcggattttttcaaaattagtcTATGGAATATAtagggacaaaaggttgttgattgatcctagaaagtatcctactaacaacgctcccttcattcctcattgactactggAACGTTTTGtacattgtgaatgaactgctaatcTCAAGCACCATTCTGTTGGCCCTTGTACAAatctgatggcctcgatcaatcacggagtagcaaccattggcgaggtagaacttgttctgcttagccacgccagcgatcatggaatttgaagtgcgtgAGTTGAGCAAAGcctaatcaaatatgttatatGAAGTTTGAAATGAATTATCATATCTATacagctaagctaagctagaaAAACTCCgaaatagggttagttgccctattATTGAATctttataaagcttagttcttttagaaatgggacactttcatttgctaatagctcgttaactagttattggatattaaaaattttgacagcattttgttgcctgtaaaaagtactattcgacctatttttttcaaaatttaaaatttactcgtttttgagatatgtacgatgcaagagaaaaagaaaaaaataattttgcacagtttcctttaaaattcgtcattatcaaattgatagctgacaaaaccgttgattattcaaagaattactgagtttttgtggtggataagtatgcaaacactgtcaataatgtccacaaagttcaaatcaagtattggagtgaagcacatgatcggcaacaacggttaagggtcatcaaggaagtcaagtctcataccagcctttttaattttcaataaacgaaaaactaagggtagatcgctgaaatgtccaaaacaattttctccgataagctgaaagtgttgcctagtgatgactcattgaaacccaacctcaaacaaccattttttgatagttccaaagctcttaagctgttaaaccggtacaaaaaaaaaaacgttaaaaaatgtgatcaaaaataatcaaatttgttcatttcgaaacaactgtatattcactgaaatgcttccagtttcttttaaaagagaagtattggaccgaaaagtatcagaaattgaagaaggaaggtgaagccacctaaaatatagattttacgaagtataagttgaagaaactgatcaataccatgactgagaaaagtgtgcgccggccaatgggagataccaaaaataaagtagaaatttccttaacaaaaaacagtaaatattttttttcaaattttttcatgaaagatcataacattaccttcattttcttcatagaaactatttcgttcaaacgaatagtttttgagatacaggcattcgtaactgtcccatttctaaaagaactaagctttagttaaTTCCGggtttccattgattttcatttattttaggagAAATAAGTAGTATGATTCATAATATTCACAGCGAGAGTAATTTCCCtttaaaatttggcttggacagtaaaaaaacgtgtattttccttatttactctaatttctcaaaacgcgccctactaattgagctgtccgatttaccactgatgaggaggtacatttttaaaaacgttgcaAATTTGATCAGAAAGAATTTTTATAGCAAAAAGTGGTATGGTAGAATTCAGGAAGAAAAAGTTTACAactttcggcattttaggactaaagtaggctcttgatccaaagtaggagcactcaccctacttaaatttttatacattaattgaaaacaaaagtcAGATCGATCCACTTTCTGGAGCCCCCATTGAAGTAATCTGCTAGAATGTTGTACTTAGAAAGTCATTTGACTTGAAAACTTTACttcgaaaatttctaaaaattttgcataattttcttttcagaTATCACTATCATATTTGGAAATCTACAACGAACTGATCCGTGATCTGCTGAATCCCGGTGGTCCCTTGGAACTTCGTGAGGTAACAAACTTACTATCTTTATTGAAGTGCACAATCCACCTTGTTCAAATGATTTCACCCCGCAGGACAATAAGGGCAACCAATCGGTGGCGGGACTGTCGGAAATTTCGACACCCAGCCGGCAGGAGGTGATCCAGCTGCTGATGAAGGGAAACAAAGCCCGAACGGTGGAACCGACGGCCGCCAATCAGACCTCTTCCCGGAGCCACGCTTTACTCAGCATCACAGTTCAGAATCAAACTCCCATTGGAACAAAGCAGGGTCGGTTGTTTTTGACGGATTTGGCCGGATCGGAGCGGGCtcggaaaacaaaaaatcgtgGCAAAAGACTTCAAGAGGGGGCTCACATCAATCGGAGTTTGTTGGCTCTAGGGAACTGTATCAACGCTTTGGCTGGTGGGGCTCGCTATGTGAACTATCGCGATTCCAAGCTCACACGTTTGCTCAAGGAAGCACTCAGTGGTCGTTGTAAAACGGTCATGATAGCTCATGTTGCCCCGGAGGCTAAACACCGTGACGAAACTAAAAACACTTTGGTGTATGCCGATCGAGCAAACCACATCACAACTCGTCTACAGAATCCAACTATCCTGGAGGAAAACCGAGATCTTCCGTTGACACACTATCAAACTTTGGTGTCGGAGTTGCGAGATGAAGTTGGTCGATTAAAGGCGAAAATGCTATCCGATCGGCCCAGGAGTGGAGTTGCCCTCCACAGAAATGAGCCGTCAAATCCGATCGAGGATCAACAAAAGAAGATGGAGCTAAAGTATTTGCGGGAACAAATCGTTCAAACATTCAAACAGCAGATGCGTTTGAGGAGACGTTTGCTGGAGGCTGACAGTCATCTGTTGGGACTGGAGCTAGACGCCGAGAGGCAGCACATGGTGATCTCGCATTGGCAAAGTCGGCAGGGAAAACTGTACGATCGGATGGAGGAGGATGATGGTTTGTTTCAGGGTTGTTATTAAATTGGGATAAGtatgttttaattgatttttttttttcacagaatcgGATTCAGAAGGAAACTCCGCATTGCGGTCGGCTTGGAATGAACTTTCGGCTATTGAGAAAGAGGTGAAACGATACAAAGAAATCCGCATCACCACTGAGCATGATCTAGAGGAATGTCGCAAAAAAGGCGTGGAGCTGGAAGATGTGAGTATTATGATCAATCATATAAGAATAAGGattgatataaaaatgttgaaattccaTCGCGTCGAAGCATAATTGGTTGAGGAAAAAGATGTTGAGAGTTTTTATTTggttaaaatctgatcaaagGTTTTTATACTGTGGCAAAAATTTTGGGTGCTACGTCTTTTGTggctactctctggagccacaattaaaaaaaagaatgcaaGCTTCgtttgttgttttaaaagaaagttATCTTTTCgcttgtttggaaaaaaatcgaaaactacAGTAAAGCTAAtttgacacaaattttaaatcaatgcaAGCTTATTTATAAAGCTCGTTTACTACTTTTCTCGGATTGATGTTgtcaatttattaaatttgtgtatcttaattgaaatattatttaaaagggCATACCaggatttttgtttcattttttaagcaaaattatgTACAACAAATCTCGACCGGTGCTGAATGCCACTTtaacaaaaatgcaaaactaaataaaacaaGTAAATTTTGAGGCGATGGTTTTCCCGCATCTATATTTTAGAAGAATTGACGAAATCTTGATTCCGTCCAATTATCTAGTGGCCCTCCGAGCCAAAGAAGTTATCAGTACATTGAAAAAGtacattgaaaaactttttcatacgTTTTTTAAGAGTTGTAGTTTtcaataaatcgaaaaataatgtggatagaatttaaaaatggcacCAGTGAAAGATGAAGATATCGAAAATCGTTTGgcatatttaattcaaaattgtttaatttgacattgtgttgtgttgtgttaaAGTTCCTCTACAAGTACAGTTTTCATGAAACTgtgtttttttccacaaatgGTGGTATGTGAGGTTCTTAAATTTCTCTATAAACCATCAACTTGTTTTTgtaatatgtttcaaatttcatatttttccgatttttttttcgaaagcgtTATGAAGAATTGAAAGCTTGCTTCGGGTCATATAAACCCAAACGGCGTGGGCAGATCTAACTGAAAAAGTACCTGACATTGTTATTCTTATAATATATGTAAATATTTGCATACCAACTTTGAATCAAACCGAAAATTGTCAGAAACTTATGAGAAGTTTTTTTCAGATTCGAccaaacagaaaattttatagtggctccagagagcaaaATGTTCAAGACGCTTTATATCCAATTAGAAAAGCTGTCGAAGAGTATTCTTCTCAGAAGAAATagttaaaagttttgattttcagaATTCGTTAGAAATATGTCTACCTaactcattttcaaatttatcagagtgctaaaaaatgctttaaattaaCAAATACACTCAAAATAATATGAGCAATAAAAAGTAATCCAAATGTAACGTAGAAATGTGGGCAAAAGTGTGCGAGTCACAAAACCAGAAAGTTTAACCGTTTTTCAAAGTCAATCGCACAGATGTGAACTCGATAGTGGCTTCAAAGGGAAAAACCATAACTTATTTTTGCATTATATGAActcttattgaaaaatattattcttaaaaaataaattccgtttttttttcaaaaattttttgttatatttttaatcagaagaattttaaattaaaattaggtTAGTAAAAGTCATAGAAAAAGTGAATACTTGAATAAATTCTTTagaaattacttcaaacttgaAAGACAATTAAAATATGTGCAAACAAAATATAGAGCCAAGTAgcatttcaagtttttatgagattacttaagttcaaattattttagaaatgtATGTAGTTacataataaaaaagtttttgtttctttgaacaaaaaatcatatgaCCTTTTCTGAGCTTCAACTAGCTAGAATTTGCTCAACAAGtgtaaacttatttttatccgaggttttttttttaaatccatgtGCAACAATGGACAACTCGTTTTGAGTATTGCATTTGTATTGCAACAGCTCAAGTTTCGCAGAATTCGAGCTCTGAATGTCGTAAATCACCCACTGAAACCCATTTTTACTCCTACAAACATTTTCTCGCTCCCTCGAAAGGAACTCCCGGAACGGATCACCAGCGACGAGGAACGGGAACTGCTTTCGCTACTTTGTCGAGTTCACGAGCTGGAAGCGGATAAAGTATGTATCGAGTCTGAACACAAACTTGCAATATTTCATCCTACCTACCTACACTAGGAACCTTTCCTAGCTACTACCATCAATAAAATGGGGTTGTCAAATTAACAGGTGTCGCTGCAGGCGGAACGTCTGGCCCGGCAGGCCGAATTACGCCGCCGAGATCTACAGCTGCTCCGGGCAGAACGGCAACGGCGACTCTGCGAGGACATTATCAGCACCCAGCGGCGGATCATCGAAGGTTAGTAACGATGGCCGTGTCGTCGTTAGGTCGTTCGACTTTCGTAAAATTATGTGCACGTGTGCCCCTTTGGGTAGTGACAAAGTTGTAATGAATGGACCTCCTCGTGTGTTCTCAcgtgtgtttcttttttttctctttttgtgGTTTTAGAAGGTAAGGTCGAACTGCCGGAGGATCTGCGGGAGCTGTACGCTCTCTATCAGCAGGAGATTCACGCCAGCACCTACACCAGTGGCCTTTACAGTCGAGGTGGATATTATGAGAGCAGCAAATTGCCACCGATTTATAACCAGGAACCGGGgtaggttttgaataaatctGAAACAGCATACTTTCAGGCGGAACGAGGGCAACAATGTTttataaatcgtttttttttgtcaacgaAACATTATTACGTCGACGGTTGGTTAAAAACGGTTAACATACTGGCTGACAAAGCGGAAAGCGGAAAGTGGGACCGCGCgatgaaagtttttcaattttaccaaCCCATGCCTTGTCCGATGAACTCATTTTATCGCATTATGTCAAACTAACTCTATTAGCACCGAAAAAAATGGACATCCGTCAATCCATGTTCGCACTTCCGGGGATAGCaggaatcaattttttatcatcctGACTATGGCAAGCGTGAGGTCGCGGAAATTTGTCATTCGTCGTGTCATTTCGGGCTTCCGAGAGGAACTTTCCGTCAAACGAAGCACCACCTCCGATTAcactttttttgttctttctggCTCGGCTTCCAATTCGTTCCAATTTGAGACACATTGTTGAAATTGACTGGgttgtgtgtttttttcctcGGATTTGATGGCTTTGGACAATGTTTTCCCTGTTTTTGGACTCCTCGTTTTTTTGTCCCACTCTTTGAACGGAAATGGTTTCGAATTGTAGGAGCTCGTATGCTGTATCGTTTTTGTTACTCATTGAATGAAAAGGAAATGAAAATAAGTTAAGAGATAAACTCGAAGGCGTTATTGGTTCTATACGGATTAA is a window encoding:
- the LOC129739514 gene encoding kinesin-like protein KIF19 is translated as MAAAVASSSTAQPPATAAAPGVGSGANIPGSSGSSSSLTNAHTDERLVVAVRIRPLADSGGEPGCVQVLSHRTLQFDEGIRSKPKKYNYDYVFSERSSQEEVYQTTTAPLVQDVLNGYNAAVFAYGATGSGKTHTMLGPNPKRATFDSQQPGFPSSSASGSGSSGPLRSADNGLMIKAVEDIFKFIEDSKSPDKFKISLSYLEIYNELIRDLLNPGGPLELREDNKGNQSVAGLSEISTPSRQEVIQLLMKGNKARTVEPTAANQTSSRSHALLSITVQNQTPIGTKQGRLFLTDLAGSERARKTKNRGKRLQEGAHINRSLLALGNCINALAGGARYVNYRDSKLTRLLKEALSGRCKTVMIAHVAPEAKHRDETKNTLVYADRANHITTRLQNPTILEENRDLPLTHYQTLVSELRDEVGRLKAKMLSDRPRSGVALHRNEPSNPIEDQQKKMELKYLREQIVQTFKQQMRLRRRLLEADSHLLGLELDAERQHMVISHWQSRQGKLYDRMEEDDESDSEGNSALRSAWNELSAIEKEVKRYKEIRITTEHDLEECRKKGVELEDELPERITSDEERELLSLLCRVHELEADKVSLQAERLARQAELRRRDLQLLRAERQRRLCEDIISTQRRIIEEGKVELPEDLRELYALYQQEIHASTYTSGLYSRGGYYESSKLPPIYNQEPGINSPGSSSSASSEWSPSSPLPPIDSEGNVAANVDRLMGPPVGPRLPSISRLRTSSYRSSATQSTSSDD